Genomic DNA from Telopea speciosissima isolate NSW1024214 ecotype Mountain lineage chromosome 2, Tspe_v1, whole genome shotgun sequence:
ACTCCGGTAGAAGCACGCAGACCTGTGGCGTTGGGGTTATATCTATCGGACCGGCATAAACCGGGCGGTTCCACCCAAAATCGGCCGACTCGTACATGGAGAACCTTGTCCACTGCGTGATCGTCAACTTCCCCCCAAACTCAAGCCTTCTTGGTCGGTTCACCTCAATGTAGTCCACCATTGACCTCACATACTCCTCAGATATGCCGAGTCGAGCCTCCGTAACGGACTGGGTCGTCTCTTTGAGCCGCCCTTGGACCAATTGCGAGACCGTTCTGGTCACACAAGCCAAGCACACCACGTTACCGTAAAACCCTTCTTTTAACGGCGGATTATTAAGCTTCTGTCGAGCGTTCACAGAGAATGTTAACCGAAGCTCGTAATCCAGAGGCGTTATTTGGAACGCCTTCACCCAGGATCTCCACACGTGTGCCGCCATTGCATCGAAGGTTGTACACGTGCCACCATCGTCGGGTTGGGCTGACCGTTTGAGTTCGGTCTGAAACTCCCGGGTGAACCTGTAACACTTCTGAACCAGTTTAGTATTCCAAAGGGTTGAGGTGAGGGTCGAACCGTCGTCGATGCTCATGAACTCGGTGTGAGGGAACTTAATCATGGGAATATCCCTGGGCCGGAAAAATTCCCTGTCCCAACATGGTACAGGGCTTGGTACGACCGTGCCGGTCCGGGCTGTTTTGGCCCAAGCAGATATGAATTGCATAGCACCTAAACCGTCGCAGAGGCAGTGGCAGATGCGTAAGCCAAGGCTGAAGCCACCGCAGGTGAAGGTTGTTACTTGGGCTATAACCAAGGGCATGTCCACCACCTGATAGGCCTCTTCATTTGGGGCCCTGTGGATCAATGGAGCCCAGGAAGGGTTTGGAACTGTTAGGTCACCAAGGTCACTTAAGGCCATTTCTGAGTGGGCTTCCAAAATCAAGGCTCCTTGTTTGGGTCCAAAAAAGAGCTCCAATTTCCCATTATGGGCCTCCCGGATGCGACCCGAAAACGGGTAGTAAGGAACTAAGACGCTTGCTAATGCATCACGTAGAATCTTTCCAACAGGTTTCCGATCAGAATTCAAGCTGTTTGATGCATAAAAGTAAACAGTTGGGGTGAAAACCCGAGATCCAATCACATCGTCAAGGTTTGAGAGGTAAAGGCAGTCACCAGAGTTGGCCGGAATCGGCCCAGCCGGGGTAACTGTAGTGACATTGTCTATGGTTATAGGGATGTTGAGGTGGGGTGGGAGTTGGAGCTCTTCAATCCATGAAGCCATGGAAGAGTGATTAAGAGAGGTAGTGACTAGTGAGTGGTGGAATTACTTGAAGTTAAGTTTGAATTTACATTTAAACATGgaaggagaacaaagtacaGGTATTGGGCAGTTGGTGGTGGATTTAGTCATGACTTGctcttttcattttcaaatcTTTCATTTGGTTTCAATGTCTATGAAAATGGTCTAAGTTTGAAACAAAAGATGAAGCCTTTGGTAAAGAGAGAATTTCTTAATTCACGGGTTCTGGTAGTTGGATGGGACTCTTGGAATTGTGTCAAGGGCATTTTAGACTTCATACAATAAGCGTTCATATTGATGTTATTCATTGTAAAGTATATAAAAATTTTTGTTGGCTTTGTTCATGCAATGTTTGCATATCAATTTATTAACTTGGACACTCTTTTTTCTGAGGAAATCTGTATCTAAGTTATGTAAATTTACGGTTATTCAATTATAGTGGGCAGAAATCtgaatctttatcccctccaattcgctgcccccctccaattcctcatatgggggcagaaatgaccaccctaccccctgcccgaaaacactgcccaaggtggagTCCACTCcaccctattagaggaattgaaggtgcctgcaaattggaggtgataattattcatagAAATCTAGATCTTGAGAGCCTTTGTAGAGGTTGAAATGCAGGTCAAGTTTTGTAACTTTAACCAGAAGCAGCTTTTGATCTCTCTCTGAGATGAGTAtgacaagttttttttttgtggtaaaaatGACAAGTTTATTGATAGGCATAGTAAAAGCAGTAAATATTTCCTAATGCTATTCAATAGTTCAATTTGatgaaaaaaatttgtaaaaccTTATATTGTAGATTTAAACAAAGAAGCACCTTCTCCCTTCTCAATCCAGGAGTGTTCTGATGTCACTGTTCAACTACTTTCCCCTTCTGGAAGTTGAGAGGAGATAGACTACTTTATCTGTAACATTGATAAATTTATCTTCTTCATGCTATTGCTTACACAGAAATTTATGTTGTGTTTAGTATGAATTCT
This window encodes:
- the LOC122652615 gene encoding alcohol acyl transferase 1 allele RGa, whose translation is MASWIEELQLPPHLNIPITIDNVTTVTPAGPIPANSGDCLYLSNLDDVIGSRVFTPTVYFYASNSLNSDRKPVGKILRDALASVLVPYYPFSGRIREAHNGKLELFFGPKQGALILEAHSEMALSDLGDLTVPNPSWAPLIHRAPNEEAYQVVDMPLVIAQVTTFTCGGFSLGLRICHCLCDGLGAMQFISAWAKTARTGTVVPSPVPCWDREFFRPRDIPMIKFPHTEFMSIDDGSTLTSTLWNTKLVQKCYRFTREFQTELKRSAQPDDGGTCTTFDAMAAHVWRSWVKAFQITPLDYELRLTFSVNARQKLNNPPLKEGFYGNVVCLACVTRTVSQLVQGRLKETTQSVTEARLGISEEYVRSMVDYIEVNRPRRLEFGGKLTITQWTRFSMYESADFGWNRPVYAGPIDITPTPQVCVLLPECGQNCSVDMVVCICLPDSASDRFREFLYQID